One window of Nymphaea colorata isolate Beijing-Zhang1983 chromosome 1, ASM883128v2, whole genome shotgun sequence genomic DNA carries:
- the LOC116246084 gene encoding pentatricopeptide repeat-containing protein At5g55740, chloroplastic yields MASSFILPSFQIFPTKRQPHPSSSATAFPILPSSSSSSLTVSKSAETKTDNLSASGYYSGCVDQISKLCEDGRLGDAISIFNQMKEDGIQTGHDIYGEILQGFVYQRSLFGGKQIHAQIIKNGASFSENEFLHTKLVIFYAKCDVRVAADYLFSSLPSKNVFSWAAMIGFYVRKGLNEECLLSFSGMLDSGVLPDNFVIPNALKACSSLQSLQCGRLIHGYIVKLGYGSCVFVASSLVDMYGKCGELGCARLVFDEIPEKNAVAWNSMLVGYFQNGENEEALRLFYQMRVESDVEPSRVTIASFLSASANLASLSEGKQGHAIAVRLGLPLDSILGSGLVNFYAKCSSIVDAELVFDLMLERDVVVWNLLISGYIQDGHIEDALDLCRRMQLENFRPDSVTLASILSACADCGDLRHGLEGHGYCIRNNLELDVFVASSIIDMYGKCRRIEDARKAFDCTMQRDVVLWNTLMAAYSESGCSGEALKLFYQMQLAGLLPNVVSWNAVILGFLRNGQVTEAKDFFMQMQSTGTAPNSVTWTTLISGLAQNGHGSDAFDHFEKMQAAGLKPNAMVIVGLLMAATALSLLQPGKQIHAYIARHGLAVSPWIMTSLVDMYAKCGSVNLARKVFDVSSVNDLPLYNAMISGYALHGKAVEALSLFNQMQLQGIKPDAITFTSILSACSHAGFLDEGQRIFKEMSSIHNIQPRIEHFGCVVDILSRRKKIYESLPYISSILNEIDGPIIGSLLAACRDQNDAEIGEALFKILLELEPSNSGNYIVLSNMYAASDRWHDATKIRNIMRINGLRKNPGCSWIHIGGKSHAFVAGDKSHPETETLYQTLYLLDKEMRFADYILLINDKGRFAFPLEIARSQGSED; encoded by the coding sequence ATGGCCTCCTCCTTCATCCTCCCATCCTTCCAAATTTTCCCCACAAAACGGCAGCCTCACCCATCATCTTCTGCAACAGCATTCCCAATTTTACCTTCCTCGTCATCTTCTTCCCTCACAGTCTCCAAGTCGGCAGAAACCAAGACCGACAACCTAAGCGCCAGTGGCTACTACTCTGGCTGTGTGGACCAAATTTCCAAACTATGCGAGGATGGTCGTCTCGGGGACGCCATTTCCATCTTCAACCAAATGAAAGAAGATGGGATTCAGACTGGTCACGATATCTACGGGGAGATATTGCAGGGGTTCGTGTACCAGAGATCTTTGTTTGGGGGTAAGCAAATCCACGCCCAAATTATCAAAAACGGGGCGTCGTTTTCAGAGAACGAGTTCTTGCACACAAAGCTTGTAATCTTCTACGCAAAGTGTGACGTGCGTGTTGCGGCCGATTACTTGTTTAGTTCATTGCCGTCGAAGAACGTGTTCTCCTGGGCTGCCATGATTGGTTTCTACGTTAGAAAAGGTTTGAATGAGGAATGCTTGTTGAGTTTCTCCGGTATGCTTGATAGTGGCGTTTTGCCCGACAATTTTGTGATTCCGAATGCTCTGAAAGCTTGCTCTTCCTTGCAGTCTCTACAGTGTGGGAGGTTGATTCATGGGTACATTGTGAAACTTGGTTATGGGTCATGTGTGTTTGTTGCCAGTAGTTTGGTCGATATGTACGGGAAGTGTGGAGAGTTGGGGTGTGCACGCCTAGTGTTTGATGAAATTCCCGAGAAAAATGCAGTCGCTTGGAATTCCATGCTTGTTGGTTATTTCCAGAATGGTGAGAATGAAGAGGCCTTGAGGTTGTTCTATCAGATGAGGGTTGAGAGCGATGTGGAGCCGTCACGAGTTACCATTGCAAGTTTTCTTTCGGCTTCAGCAAATTTAGCATCATTAAGTGAGGGTAAACAGGGTCATGCTATTGCAGTGCGCTTGGGCCTTCCATTGGATAGCATTCTGGGCAGTGGTCTTGTAAATTTTTATGCAAAGTGCTCCTCTATAGTAGACGCCGAGCTGGTTTTTGATCTAATGCTCGAGAGGGATGTTGTTGTTTGGAATTTGCTGATCTCTGGGTACATACAAGATGGGCATATTGAAGATGCTCTTGACTTGTGCCGCAGAATGCAGCTCGAGAACTTTCGGCCTGATTCAGTTACATTAGCTTCTATTCTCTCTGCATGTGCAGATTGTGGTGATTTGCGTCATGGACTTGAAGGTCATGGTTACTGTATCAGAAACAACCTTGAATTAGATGTGTTTGTTGCGAGCAGCATTATTGACATGTATGGAAAATGCAGGCGGATCGAGGATGCTAGAAAGGCTTTTGATTGCACCATGCAGAGAGATGTTGTATTATGGAATACATTAATGGCAGCTTATAGTGAATCTGGATGCAGTGGAGAAGCTCTTAAACTCTTCTACCAGATGCAGCTAGCTGGTTTGCTGCCTAACGTCGTATCATGGAATGCAGTAATTTTGGGATTCCTGAGGAATGGACAGGTAACAGAGGCGAAAGATTTCTTCATGCAGATGCAATCTACTGGTACTGCGCCAAATTCAGTTACGTGGACTACACTGATCTCTGGCTTAGCTCAAAATGGACATGGATCTGATGCCTTTGATCACTTTGAGAAGATGCAAGCGGCTGGACTGAAACCAAATGCTATGGTTATTGTCGGATTGCTGATGGCTGCAACAGCATTATCGCTTCTACAGCCTGGAAAGcaaattcatgcatatatagCTAGACACGGCCTAGCAGTATCTCCCTGGATTATGACGTCTCTTGTGGACATGTATGCTAAATGTGGGAGCGTGAATCTagcaagaaaagtttttgatgTGAGTTCAGTTAATGACTTGCCTTTATATAATGCAATGATATCTGGCTACGCGCTGCATGGGAAAGCTGTCGAAGCTCTTTCTCTGTTCAACCAAATGCAGCTACAAGGAATCAAACCAGATGCCATAACTTTCACTAGCATCTTGTCTGCATGCAGTCATGCTGGGTTTTTGGATGAAGGTCAGAGAATCTTCAAGGAAATGAGCTCGATTCACAATATTCAACCTAGAATAGAGCACTTTGGATGCGTGGTAGACATTCTATCTCgcaggaaaaaaatatatgaatcgcTTCCGTATATTTCTTCTATTTTGAATGAAATTGATGGCCCGattattgggtcattacttgctGCATGTAGAGACCAGAATGATGCTGAAATTGGTGAAGCCCTGTTCAAAATTCTACTTGAATTAGAACCAAGCAATTCAGGGAACTacatagttctgtcaaacaTGTATGCAGCTTCTGATCGATGGCATGACGCGACAAAGATCAGGAATATCATGAGAATAAATGGGTTGAGAAAGAATCCAGGTTGCAGTTGGATTCATATAGGAGGTAAATCACATGCCTTTGTTGCTGGGGACAAATCACACCCCGAAACGGAAACTCTGTATCAAACGTTGTATTTGTTAGACAAAGAAATGAGATTTGCTGATTATATCCTTCTTATTAATGATAAAGGTCGTTTCGCTTTTCCTTTAGAAATTGCTAGATCTCAAGGTAGTGAAGATTGA